One stretch of Myxocyprinus asiaticus isolate MX2 ecotype Aquarium Trade chromosome 23, UBuf_Myxa_2, whole genome shotgun sequence DNA includes these proteins:
- the calm2a gene encoding calmodulin 2a (phosphorylase kinase, delta), with translation MADQLTEEQIAEFKEAFSLFDKDGDGTITTKELGTVMRSLGQNPTEAELQDMINEVDADGNGTIDFPEFLTMMARKMKDTDSEEEIREAFRVFDKDGNGYISAAELRHVMTNLGEKLTDEEVDEMIREADIDGDGQVNYEEFVQMMTAK, from the exons AATTCAAAGAGGCTTTCTCACTTTTTGACAAGGACGGTGATGGGACCATCACGACCAAAGAGTTGGGCACTGTCATGCGCTCGCTTGGACAGAATCCAACAGAGGCCGAGCTTCAGGACATGATCAATGAAGTGGATGCTGATG GAAATGGGACGATAGACTTCCCAGAGTTCCTCACTATGATGGCGAGGAAAATGAAGGACACAGACAGTGAGGAGGAGATCAGAGAAGCTTTCCGTGTCTTTGATAAG GATGGCAATGGTTACATCAGTGCAGCTGAGTTGCGTCACGTCATGACAAACCTTGGAGAGAAGTTGACTGACGAAGAGGTTGATGAGATGATCAGAGAAGCAGACATTGATGGAGATGGACAGGTTAATTACGAAG AATTTGTACAGATGATGACGGCGAAATGA
- the stpg4 gene encoding protein STPG4, with product MREVNREWPDWFELTKSMVSVTEDKQVDDRTMSTGREKTLPKDKGIERKHDKEVYTDRSDWWRNTIKNTPIPGSYHIRDFIEETGLNPVPRTYGFKGTGRNTHMPCVRRGDVLLPGAYNFTDSTKDALQRQATYSFKNCPRPDNYTLGVRDKDINLSPGHYDVMKKPVPKSPCKHVMFRSAVQRVSFLPKEGPAPGSYNPRPSTGTAVTSCFRSTVPQLYNVHSGTPGPGAYEPTWHKGQRLSAEVKGDWAHDLFFRNIP from the exons atgagagaggtcaacagagaatggccagactggtttgaactgacaaagtctatg GTGTCTGTTACAGAAGACAAGCAGGTGGACGACAGAACTATGAGCACAGGAAGAGAGAAAACATTGCCCAAAGATAAAGGTATAGAGAGG AAACATGACAAAGAGGTGTACACTGACAGAAGTGACTGGTGGAGAAACACTATTAAG AACACTCCTATTCCTGGCAGTTACCACATCCGAGACTTCATAGAAGAGACAGGTCTCAACCCAGTGCCAAGGACATATGGTTTCAAAGGCACTGGGCGAAACACCCACATGCCGTGTGTGCGTAGAGGGGATGTGTTATTGCCTGGGGCATATAACTTCACAGATTCAACCAAAGATGCACTCCAGCGCCAGGCAACTTACTCTTTCAAAAACTGCCCCAGACCTGATAACTACACATTAGGCGTCAGGGATAAG GATATTAACCTCTCACCCGGTCATTATGATGTTATGAAGAAGCCAGTCCCCAAATCACCCTGCAA ACACGTGATGTTCCGTTCAGCGGTACAGAGGGTCAGCTTTCTCCCT AAGGAGGGACCTGCGCCTGGATCTTACAACCCGAGGCCAAGCACAGGCACTGCAGTCACTTCCTGCTTTAGGTCCACAGTACCCCAGCTGTACAATGTGCACTCT GGAACTCCGGGACCTGGCGCATATGAGCCCACATGGCACAAGGGTCAACGGTTGAGCGCTGAGGTCAAAGGGGACTGGGCCCATGACCTCTTCTTTCGCAACATACCGTGA